From a region of the Falco cherrug isolate bFalChe1 chromosome 9, bFalChe1.pri, whole genome shotgun sequence genome:
- the PCGF5 gene encoding polycomb group RING finger protein 5 isoform X1 gives MATQRRHLVKDFNPHITCYICKGYLIKPTTVTECLHTFCKTCIVQHFEDSNDCPRCGNQVHETNPLEMLRLDNTLEEIIFKLVPGLREQELQREIEFWKKNKPQENGQDESPKADKPKVDEECDENEEDKDYHRSDPQIAICLDCLRNNGQSGDNVVKGLMKKFIRCSTRVTVGTIKKFLSLKLKLPSSYELDVLCNGEIMGKDHTMEFIYMTRWRLRGENFRCQNCSSSQVCSQDGTFYQSYPMVLQYRPRIDFG, from the exons ATGGCTACTCAGAGGAGGCACTTGGTGAAAGATTTCAATCCTCATATTACCTGCTATATCTGCAAAGGCTATCTCATCAAGCCAACCACAGTGACAGAGTGCCTCCATACCT TTTGTAAGACTTGTATTGTTCAACACTTTGAAGACAGCAATGACTGTCCCAGGTGTGGCAACCAAGTGCATGAGACCAATCCACTAGAAATGTTAAG gcTGGATAACACCTTAGAGGAAATTATATTTAAGCTGGTGCCTGGACTTCGAGAAC AGGAACTGCAGCGAGAGATcgaattttggaagaaaaacaaacctcaagAAAATGGACAAG ATGAAAGCCCAAAAGCTGATAAACCCAAAGTAGATGAGGAGTgtgatgaaaatgaagaagatAAAGACTATCACAGGAGTGACCCACAGATTGCGATCTGCCTCGACTGTTTACGCAACAATGGGCAGTCAGGAGATAATGTAGTCAAA ggtttaatgaagaaatttatCCGCTGTTCTACTCGAGTGACCGTGGGAACTATAAAAAAGTTTCTCagcttaaaattaaaacttccaAGTTCTTACGAG CTGGATGTACTATGCAATGGAGAAATCATGGGGAAGGATCATACTATGGAATTCATCTATATGACAAGATGGAGACTAAGAGGCGAAAAC TTTCGGTGTCAGAACTGCTCATCTTCGCAAGTCTGCTCTCAGGATGGCACTTTTTATCAG tcttaCCCTATGGTACTTCAGTATCGACCTAGAATTGACTTCGGTTAG
- the PCGF5 gene encoding polycomb group RING finger protein 5 isoform X2: MATQRRHLVKDFNPHITCYICKGYLIKPTTVTECLHTFCKTCIVQHFEDSNDCPRCGNQVHETNPLEMLRLDNTLEEIIFKLVPGLREQELQREIEFWKKNKPQENGQDESPKADKPKVDEECDENEEDKDYHRSDPQIAICLDCLRNNGQSGDNVVKGLMKKFIRCSTRVTVGTIKKFLSLKLKLPSSYELDVLCNGEIMGKDHTMEFIYMTRWRLRGENSYPMVLQYRPRIDFG, translated from the exons ATGGCTACTCAGAGGAGGCACTTGGTGAAAGATTTCAATCCTCATATTACCTGCTATATCTGCAAAGGCTATCTCATCAAGCCAACCACAGTGACAGAGTGCCTCCATACCT TTTGTAAGACTTGTATTGTTCAACACTTTGAAGACAGCAATGACTGTCCCAGGTGTGGCAACCAAGTGCATGAGACCAATCCACTAGAAATGTTAAG gcTGGATAACACCTTAGAGGAAATTATATTTAAGCTGGTGCCTGGACTTCGAGAAC AGGAACTGCAGCGAGAGATcgaattttggaagaaaaacaaacctcaagAAAATGGACAAG ATGAAAGCCCAAAAGCTGATAAACCCAAAGTAGATGAGGAGTgtgatgaaaatgaagaagatAAAGACTATCACAGGAGTGACCCACAGATTGCGATCTGCCTCGACTGTTTACGCAACAATGGGCAGTCAGGAGATAATGTAGTCAAA ggtttaatgaagaaatttatCCGCTGTTCTACTCGAGTGACCGTGGGAACTATAAAAAAGTTTCTCagcttaaaattaaaacttccaAGTTCTTACGAG CTGGATGTACTATGCAATGGAGAAATCATGGGGAAGGATCATACTATGGAATTCATCTATATGACAAGATGGAGACTAAGAGGCGAAAAC tcttaCCCTATGGTACTTCAGTATCGACCTAGAATTGACTTCGGTTAG